A window of Ignavibacterium sp. contains these coding sequences:
- a CDS encoding isochorismate synthase gives MNISEQNILTDLTKDDLIFHQIVFPLEGMKVSDLIDAVDKNSDSFVYYSKPFSHTEYIAAGKLFQVENSVENLSELDQLILNFRENVTAGDLVEGLPIFFGYVKFPSTVKEKIWTNFKEVFWFIPQFIIFNRENKLYCAQNFLSSSLQDDLNSKHTGEAQKFIKDIAHLTLSKKSSATIEKISDIDFEIWKKKVVEAVNEIKENKLQKIVLARKVDYKISGNFLWNDVFDKLNSEYPDCLNFLIKSHQDYFFGSSPELLGKFEKDFFRTEALAGSINRGSDEYEDSDLALLLSASKKNKKEHDIVIDHLRDNLQRHLIEIEIDETPLIKRLKNIQHLQTKISGRLKESPKYFQLINSIFPTPAICGIPTRQSLNELKTLEGFDRGLYSGIVGSFNLSGDAEFFVAIRSALVSENKLMAFAGCGIVEESNPIEEYTETELKLQPIISLFSNED, from the coding sequence TTGAACATTTCAGAGCAAAATATCTTAACAGATTTAACGAAAGACGATTTAATTTTTCATCAGATTGTTTTTCCTCTCGAAGGGATGAAAGTTTCTGATTTAATTGACGCAGTAGATAAAAATTCCGATTCATTTGTCTATTATTCAAAACCTTTTTCACATACCGAATATATCGCTGCAGGCAAATTATTTCAGGTAGAAAATTCAGTTGAAAATCTTTCAGAACTTGATCAACTAATTTTGAACTTCCGTGAGAATGTAACTGCAGGAGATTTGGTCGAAGGTCTTCCGATTTTTTTTGGTTATGTAAAATTCCCATCCACAGTAAAAGAAAAAATATGGACAAACTTCAAAGAAGTTTTTTGGTTTATTCCGCAGTTTATAATATTTAACAGAGAGAATAAACTATACTGCGCACAGAATTTTCTTTCATCTTCGCTTCAGGATGATTTGAATTCAAAGCATACTGGCGAAGCTCAAAAATTTATTAAAGATATTGCCCACCTGACTTTGAGCAAAAAGTCTTCCGCAACAATAGAAAAAATTTCTGATATTGATTTTGAAATCTGGAAGAAAAAGGTTGTTGAAGCTGTAAATGAGATCAAAGAAAACAAACTTCAGAAGATTGTTCTTGCGCGAAAAGTTGATTATAAAATATCCGGAAATTTTTTATGGAATGATGTCTTCGATAAGCTCAACTCTGAATATCCGGATTGTCTGAACTTTTTAATTAAATCTCATCAGGATTATTTCTTTGGTTCAAGTCCGGAATTACTTGGTAAATTTGAAAAAGATTTTTTCAGAACCGAAGCTCTTGCCGGCTCTATAAACAGAGGTTCAGATGAATATGAAGATTCGGATCTTGCACTTTTACTTTCTGCAAGCAAGAAGAATAAAAAAGAACACGATATTGTTATTGATCATCTTCGTGATAATCTTCAGAGGCATTTGATTGAAATTGAAATTGACGAAACTCCTTTAATCAAAAGATTAAAAAATATCCAACATCTTCAAACAAAAATTTCCGGACGGTTGAAAGAATCACCAAAATATTTTCAACTAATAAATTCAATTTTCCCTACACCGGCAATTTGCGGCATACCAACCAGGCAATCCTTAAACGAACTTAAAACTCTCGAAGGTTTTGACAGAGGACTTTATTCCGGTATTGTTGGCTCATTCAACTTATCAGGTGATGCGGAATTTTTTGTTGCAATAAGATCTGCTTTGGTTTCAGAAAATAAACTTATGGCGTTTGCAGGATGCGGAATAGTTGAAGAATCAAATCCCATTGAAGAATATACCGAAACAGAATTAAAGCTTCAGCCGATAATTTCTCTTTTCAGTAATGAAGATTAA